Proteins from a single region of Syngnathus scovelli strain Florida chromosome 7, RoL_Ssco_1.2, whole genome shotgun sequence:
- the nectin1b gene encoding nectin cell adhesion molecule 1b isoform X7, with amino-acid sequence MAQLCAGICVLLLVLHVQGNDASQMSSLGGGARSQMVQMDSSKSGFVGSQVELRCIFINSNPPVKISQVTWQKLLNGTKQNVAIANPALGVSVLAPFKERVSFKQAAVRHRTPSLEDTTIVFSNLQLYDEAAYICEYTTFPAGNRENMVNLTVFARPMTRMTLTTPTIVARSQRRKMTVATCVSANGKPPSVIRWDTRLKGEATFQEIRNQNGTVTVRSNYVIVPGRETHKQKLTCIVTYRNERFTDSVVLNVQYEPEVKIEGFDANWYLNRQNVQLTCRADANPPVTIYQWKLLNGSLPSNVEIKNNSLFFKGPVTYDLAGTYVCDATNGIGTRTGIVDVNITEFPNNPSGRNEIPPEQHSAGVAIGLAVGGVALLGVAAILLFVFLRRRQRTFKGDYSTKKHVFGNGYSKAGGGGGLPVHPPMPKNLQYPDDSDDEKKPTQMGGERDFDAEAEDLKRPYFTVDEGESRDYDERTLGFQYHAEPEIADDMISQTDGSVISKKEWYV; translated from the exons GTGCCCGCTCCCAGATGGTCCAGATGGACTCGAGCAAGTCGGGCTTCGTGGGCTCCCAGGTGGAGCTGCGCTGCATTTTCATCAACAGCAACCCGCCGGTGAAGATCTCGCAGGTGACCTGGCAGAAGCTGCTCAACGGCACCAAGCAGAACGTGGCCATCGCCAACCCGGCCCTGGGCGTCTCCGTGCTGGCGCCCTTCAAGGAGCGCGTCAGCTTCAAGCAGGCGGCCGTGCGCCACCGCACGCCCTCGCTGGAGGACACCACCATCGTCTTCTCCAACTTGCAGCTGTACGATGAGGCGGCGTACATCTGCGAGTACACCACCTTCCCGGCGGGGAACCGCGAGAACATGGTCAACCTCACCGTCTTTG CTCGCCCAATGACTCGCATGACCTTGACCACGCCCACCATCGTGGCCCGCTCGCAGCGCCGCAAGATGACGGTGGCCACATGCGTGTCAGCCAACGGCAAGCCGCCCAGCGTCATCCGCTGGGACACCAGGCTGAAGGGCGAGGCCACCTTCCAGGAGATCCGCAACCAGAACGGCACGGTGACGGTGCGCAGCAACTACGTGATCGTGCCCGGCCGGGAGACGCACAAGCAGAAGCTGACGTGCATCGTCACCTACCGCAACGAGAGGTTCACCGACAGCGTGGTGCTCAATGTGCAAT ATGAACCCGAGGTGAAGATCGAGGGCTTTGACGCCAACTGGTACCTGAACCGCCAGAATGTTCAGCTGACCTGCCGGGCGGACGCCAACCCGCCGGTCACCATCTACCAATGGAAACT CTTGAACGGCTCACTGCCGAGCAACGTGGAGATCAAGAACAACAGCTTGTTCTTCAAGGGCCCCGTCACCTACGACTTGGCCGGCACGTACGTGTGCGACGCCACCAACGGCATCGGCACACGCACCGGCATCGTGGACGTCAACATCACCG AATTCCCTAACAACCCATCCGGGCGCAATGAGATCCCGCCGGAGCAGCACAGTGCAGGCGTGGCCATCGGGCTGGCGGTAGGGGGCGTGGCCCTGTTGGGGGTCGCCGCCATACTGCTCTTCGTATtcctccgccgccgccagcgcaccTTCAAGGGTGACTACAGCACCAAGAAGCACGTGTTCGGCAACGGCTACAGCAAGGCGGGTGGCGGCGGGGGTCTCCCGGTGCACCCCCCCATGCCCAAGAACCTGCAGTACCCGGACGACTCGGACGATGAGAAGAAACCCACGCAGATGGGGGGCGAGCGTGATTTTGACGCGGAAGCCGAGGACCTGAAGAGGCCCTACTTCACGGTGGACGAGGGCGAGAGCCGCGACTACGACGAGCGGACTCTGGGCTTCCAGTACCACGCCGAACCCGAGATAGCCGACGACATGATCTCCCAAACCGACGGCTCTGTCATCTCCAAGAAGGAGTGGTACGTGTAG